A genomic window from Pseudonocardia broussonetiae includes:
- a CDS encoding TetR/AcrR family transcriptional regulator, giving the protein MSAPGAPAAGGAPGRPGAPSAGGAPAGSASGPPARPAGASSAPPARAAAVGGRGAARREQIVTAAARIFAEQGYAAVGMREIADAVGIRGASLYHHFAAKEEILYAICLTVTEEPNTLNLPLLDAAGTPSQRLAALVRAHLEHLHRRRVEHLVGLHEMAALTPEHRAVVDDHRRYYQRRVRGCVAAGAASGEFAVPDARLAAFAICDMLNGFSHWFHDDRDLCLDDVVEGYVDLVVGRLLGSPDFY; this is encoded by the coding sequence GTGAGCGCGCCCGGGGCGCCGGCCGCCGGCGGGGCACCCGGCCGGCCGGGGGCCCCGTCCGCAGGCGGGGCACCCGCCGGGTCGGCGTCCGGTCCGCCCGCCCGCCCGGCCGGCGCCTCCTCCGCCCCGCCCGCTCGGGCGGCGGCCGTCGGAGGTCGGGGCGCAGCCCGGCGCGAGCAGATCGTCACCGCCGCGGCGCGGATCTTCGCCGAGCAGGGCTACGCCGCCGTCGGCATGCGGGAGATCGCCGACGCCGTCGGCATCCGCGGGGCCAGCCTCTACCACCACTTCGCGGCCAAGGAGGAGATCCTCTACGCGATCTGCCTGACGGTCACCGAGGAGCCCAACACCCTCAACCTGCCCCTGCTCGACGCCGCCGGCACCCCCTCGCAGCGGCTCGCCGCGCTCGTGCGCGCGCACCTCGAGCACCTGCACCGCCGCCGCGTCGAGCACCTCGTCGGCCTACACGAGATGGCCGCGCTGACGCCGGAGCACCGGGCGGTCGTCGACGACCACCGCCGCTACTACCAGCGCCGCGTCCGCGGGTGCGTCGCCGCGGGGGCGGCGTCGGGGGAGTTCGCGGTGCCCGACGCCCGGCTGGCCGCCTTCGCCATCTGCGACATGCTCAACGGCTTCTCGCACTGGTTCCACGACGACCGCGACCTCTGCCTCGACGACGTCGTCGAGGGCTACGTCGACCTGGTCGTCGGGCGGCTGCTCGGGTCGCCGGACTTCTACTGA